The following proteins come from a genomic window of Paenibacillus spongiae:
- a CDS encoding ABC transporter substrate-binding protein — translation MKGFSFKRMAMMGALTLSVVLSGCSFSGGGSQNEETTLPLKVMYYDERSFYSQLGMVYSALHPEVDITVVSQQQTGAYDPQKDWKAEFDKFIEEQQPDVLMLSTEQLTKYAEDGKLLELDLLTENKDYNKETLIPGLLDYMKEIGGGKIYGLPSSFYSQAIFYNKDLFDKYSIPLPEDRMSWDKLFELAQRFPTDGGKDNRVYGLSLGYNGELFQLGTMIGASQNLSMVNASSKQVTINTSAWKNVFQNAMKGLKSGALHTEDPNGMSGSNQSYEDYLLRDPFISGKVAMKLESAYFMDQLKEAQTRVKDKAIQNWDIVTVPVNPEIPDTSPNMSFNQIFAINAKSVNAEAAKDFISYVTSEEYARVVSKVQNGGFPVRTNYIKDDENHNMQAFYSLKPAESSLYKDYEKLPQDFFMQFMSIAQEELKSAFDDKKSLDEALALLQTRGQQVMDQEQAKEKNKPKEASSSSSSSTSATTTTTTSAK, via the coding sequence TTGAAAGGCTTTAGCTTCAAACGCATGGCAATGATGGGTGCGTTGACACTGTCGGTTGTATTGTCGGGCTGCAGTTTCTCAGGCGGCGGTTCACAGAACGAAGAGACAACATTGCCGCTAAAGGTGATGTATTACGATGAAAGGTCATTTTATAGCCAGCTGGGCATGGTCTATTCCGCGCTCCATCCCGAAGTGGATATTACAGTCGTCAGTCAGCAGCAAACGGGTGCTTATGATCCGCAGAAAGACTGGAAGGCCGAATTCGATAAATTCATTGAGGAGCAGCAGCCGGATGTGCTCATGCTTTCAACGGAGCAATTGACCAAATATGCGGAGGACGGCAAGCTGCTTGAACTGGATCTGTTAACGGAAAATAAAGACTATAACAAGGAAACGCTAATTCCCGGCCTCCTCGACTATATGAAGGAGATTGGCGGAGGGAAAATATACGGTCTTCCGTCAAGCTTCTACAGTCAGGCCATTTTCTATAATAAAGATTTGTTTGATAAATATAGCATACCTCTTCCAGAGGATCGGATGAGCTGGGACAAGCTGTTTGAATTGGCGCAGCGGTTCCCGACTGACGGGGGAAAGGATAATCGGGTCTATGGGCTCAGCCTTGGCTATAATGGCGAGCTTTTTCAATTGGGTACCATGATCGGTGCTTCTCAGAACCTGAGCATGGTTAACGCATCGAGCAAGCAGGTCACGATAAATACGTCCGCATGGAAAAATGTTTTTCAGAATGCCATGAAGGGATTGAAATCCGGAGCTCTTCACACCGAGGATCCGAATGGCATGAGCGGCTCGAATCAATCTTATGAGGATTATCTCTTGCGCGATCCTTTCATATCCGGGAAAGTAGCAATGAAGCTCGAAAGCGCCTATTTTATGGATCAATTAAAGGAAGCGCAGACGAGAGTGAAGGACAAGGCCATCCAGAACTGGGATATCGTCACCGTTCCTGTCAATCCGGAAATTCCGGATACGAGCCCGAATATGTCGTTCAACCAAATATTTGCCATTAACGCAAAATCGGTCAATGCCGAAGCGGCCAAAGATTTTATCAGCTATGTGACAAGCGAGGAATATGCGAGAGTCGTTTCGAAAGTTCAAAATGGCGGTTTTCCGGTCCGAACGAATTATATTAAAGACGATGAAAATCACAATATGCAAGCTTTCTACAGTCTAAAACCGGCGGAATCCTCCCTCTATAAAGATTACGAGAAGCTGCCGCAAGACTTCTTCATGCAGTTTATGAGTATTGCCCAGGAAGAGCTTAAGAGCGCATTCGATGATAAGAAGTCGCTTGATGAGGCGCTTGCGCTGCTGCAGACCCGAGGTCAGCAAGTCATGGATCAAGAGCAGGCCAAAGAAAAGAATAAGCCGAAAGAGGCTTCATCGTCATCGTCATCCTCAACCTCGGCGACGACAACTACAACAACGAGCGCAAAGTAG
- a CDS encoding iron ABC transporter permease — MMKTPAHALWRIIGVYGGGIAALIVLFFLSLCFGEAKISLQTVMDALLHRQDLPGHNIVWDMRMPRTVLGLLAGAGLAVAGALLQTITKNPLASTDTLGINSGAYFMVVLGTAFFPSVLSASPLVFAALGGALAAMIAYILGGGRAASPIRLALAGIIVSLVIESFTRAIHIFKATETQNLFLWGAGSLVQVDWSGVNYALPWVAGIVLLAILLGRSFDVLDLDEATARSLGQKVDVTRFIGLALAVLVAAVVVSVVGPIGFVGLVAPHLIRLVGLRKHRWLIPGAALWGAVLLTTADVLSRVVRSSVGEMPIGAVMAIIGAPWLVWLVLRKMKGISGSGLQMSMNVGGRPSKINFVRLTIFSFILVVSLILISMTMGGTAIPLKHLLASLFGSDGGSSYSVLLNLRLPRTFVAAGAGIALAVSGVLIQAAVRNPLADASIIGVTSGAGFGAMLILIAWPQVPVSVMPIAAMIGGAAAAACVFLFAWHKKLNPSVLILLGIAVSAFGSAGIQALIVRGSLWGSSGYIWLTGSTYGRTWEQFKLISLFLLVLLPIAWYLGRRFDLLAFGDESSTGMGLAVRNTRLASMIVGVLLAAGAVSVVGTVGFLGLIVPHAVRILIGHNTRQSIILSSLFGALLLVLTDAIGRTVLAPIEIPSGMLITLIGAPYFLFLMVRTFKRKVSS; from the coding sequence ATGATGAAGACACCTGCGCATGCATTATGGAGAATTATTGGGGTATACGGGGGCGGCATTGCCGCCCTTATTGTTCTGTTCTTTCTTAGTCTGTGCTTCGGAGAGGCGAAGATATCGCTGCAGACGGTCATGGATGCGCTGCTGCACAGACAAGACTTACCCGGACACAACATTGTCTGGGATATGCGAATGCCAAGAACCGTGCTTGGCTTGTTGGCCGGTGCAGGCTTGGCCGTCGCGGGAGCGCTGCTGCAGACGATAACGAAAAATCCGCTTGCATCTACGGATACGCTCGGCATTAACTCGGGTGCGTACTTCATGGTTGTGCTCGGCACGGCATTCTTCCCGTCGGTTCTCTCGGCTTCGCCGCTTGTATTCGCGGCTCTAGGCGGGGCGTTGGCTGCCATGATTGCCTATATTCTGGGCGGCGGACGAGCGGCAAGTCCCATTCGTCTGGCTCTTGCAGGGATCATAGTATCGCTGGTCATTGAATCATTCACGCGAGCGATTCACATCTTCAAGGCGACAGAAACGCAAAATTTGTTCTTATGGGGCGCCGGCAGCCTGGTGCAGGTCGATTGGAGCGGCGTAAACTACGCGCTGCCGTGGGTAGCCGGCATTGTGTTGCTTGCAATTCTCCTTGGAAGGTCGTTCGATGTTCTCGATTTGGATGAAGCAACGGCCCGTTCGCTAGGCCAGAAGGTCGACGTGACCCGGTTTATAGGGCTTGCGCTGGCTGTGCTCGTAGCAGCTGTTGTGGTGAGCGTTGTCGGGCCGATCGGCTTTGTCGGATTGGTTGCACCGCATCTGATTCGGCTGGTCGGATTACGTAAGCATAGGTGGTTAATTCCAGGTGCCGCGTTGTGGGGCGCGGTACTCCTTACGACGGCGGATGTATTATCCAGAGTTGTCAGGAGCAGCGTGGGGGAAATGCCGATCGGCGCCGTCATGGCTATCATTGGCGCACCCTGGCTTGTCTGGCTCGTCCTGCGGAAGATGAAGGGAATATCCGGTTCCGGTCTACAGATGTCGATGAATGTAGGCGGCCGACCTTCTAAAATAAACTTCGTTCGACTAACGATATTCTCGTTCATTCTGGTTGTCTCTCTCATACTGATCAGCATGACAATGGGAGGAACCGCCATTCCGCTGAAACATCTGCTTGCCAGTCTGTTCGGGTCAGACGGCGGATCGTCCTATTCCGTGCTGTTAAACTTACGTTTGCCACGGACGTTCGTTGCTGCAGGGGCCGGTATCGCACTAGCGGTGAGCGGGGTATTGATTCAAGCTGCGGTGCGGAATCCGCTTGCCGATGCATCGATAATCGGAGTCACCTCTGGAGCGGGCTTTGGTGCTATGCTCATCTTGATTGCGTGGCCCCAGGTACCCGTCAGCGTTATGCCGATCGCGGCAATGATCGGGGGAGCGGCTGCTGCCGCGTGCGTCTTTCTATTTGCTTGGCACAAGAAACTGAATCCTTCCGTGTTGATTTTATTGGGGATCGCGGTATCTGCTTTCGGTTCGGCGGGTATTCAGGCTCTGATCGTCAGAGGCTCATTGTGGGGCAGTTCGGGTTATATATGGCTGACTGGTTCTACGTATGGGCGGACATGGGAACAATTCAAGCTCATTTCCTTATTTCTTCTTGTGCTGCTCCCGATCGCATGGTACCTTGGCCGCCGCTTCGATTTACTGGCATTCGGGGATGAGAGTTCAACAGGGATGGGGTTGGCGGTACGAAACACAAGATTAGCCTCCATGATTGTCGGCGTCCTGCTTGCCGCCGGAGCCGTGTCCGTGGTCGGAACGGTCGGGTTTCTCGGCTTAATCGTGCCCCATGCGGTGCGCATCCTGATCGGACATAATACAAGACAGTCCATCATTCTGTCGAGCCTGTTCGGGGCTTTGCTGCTGGTGCTGACGGATGCTATCGGACGCACGGTGCTCGCGCCGATTGAAATTCCTTCAGGCATGCTGATCACCTTGATCGGGGCTCCGTATTTCTTATTTCTGATGGTTCGGACGTTCAAGCGCAAAGTGTCTTCATAG
- a CDS encoding ABC transporter substrate-binding protein, with the protein MKRSLFIGILALIMVIISGCGSANNGNANAPKNGDSAGTNTASGEKPAEQPITIKHNKGETVLDKPAERVVVLEWLFTESVIALGVQPVGNADNAEYAKWVTQEAALDADVQDVGLRWEPNLETIAALKPDLIISNTDNNAAIYDQLKAIAPTIEFNPYPNEGDAYTGMEEIFNSIALAMGKTAEAEKVWKDLDQYYEEAKTKLAAAGKADLNYVATQAFTYQNAVTLRMFTDTSTVSQTLARIGLKNDWKSDKFEKYGFTNSTIEALPAVTDSSFIYIVQANDNVFGEPVKDNKVWNGLNFVKEKRTYPIDGSTWTFGGPLSSKTIVERVVAALTE; encoded by the coding sequence ATGAAAAGATCCTTATTCATCGGTATCTTAGCACTGATAATGGTCATTATATCAGGCTGCGGGTCTGCTAATAACGGGAATGCGAATGCCCCGAAGAATGGTGACTCTGCGGGCACGAATACGGCTTCGGGAGAGAAGCCCGCGGAGCAGCCCATCACGATCAAGCATAACAAAGGCGAGACCGTGCTGGATAAGCCGGCCGAGCGGGTTGTCGTGCTTGAATGGCTGTTTACGGAAAGCGTCATTGCGCTTGGCGTTCAGCCCGTAGGTAATGCGGATAATGCTGAATATGCCAAATGGGTTACGCAGGAAGCGGCTTTAGACGCCGATGTTCAGGATGTCGGGCTGCGTTGGGAGCCCAATCTGGAAACGATTGCCGCGTTGAAGCCAGACCTCATTATTTCCAATACTGACAATAACGCCGCCATTTATGACCAACTGAAAGCTATTGCTCCGACGATTGAATTCAATCCTTATCCGAATGAAGGCGACGCCTATACCGGAATGGAAGAGATCTTCAACTCCATCGCACTCGCTATGGGCAAGACGGCTGAAGCTGAGAAAGTCTGGAAGGACTTGGATCAATATTATGAGGAGGCCAAGACGAAGCTTGCCGCTGCAGGCAAGGCGGATCTGAATTATGTCGCTACACAAGCGTTCACGTATCAGAACGCGGTCACACTGCGCATGTTCACCGATACGTCGACCGTATCTCAAACATTAGCTCGGATCGGGCTAAAGAATGATTGGAAATCGGATAAATTCGAGAAGTACGGGTTTACGAATTCGACAATTGAAGCATTGCCTGCAGTAACGGACTCCAGCTTTATCTATATTGTTCAAGCTAACGATAATGTGTTTGGCGAGCCGGTTAAAGATAACAAGGTATGGAACGGGCTGAACTTCGTGAAGGAAAAGCGTACCTATCCGATTGACGGCAGTACGTGGACGTTCGGCGGGCCGCTATCCTCCAAAACGATTGTTGAACGTGTTGTAGCCGCCCTGACAGAATGA
- a CDS encoding ABC transporter ATP-binding protein, translating into MSRLTTNQLSLSYGSRQIVQGLNLHIPDGQITALVGANGSGKSTILKSMARILSPVQGGVYLDGKLIHRQPTKEVAKQLAILPQNPTSPEGLTVRELVSYGRFPHQKGFGNLSLEDNQMVDWALLATGMSGFGDRSIDELSGGQRQRAWIAMAVAQGTDLLLLDEPTTFLDMAHQMEVMTLLEKLNQEQKRTIVMVLHDLNHAARFAHHLIALKSGVVLYEGKPEEVVTSQMLRDVFNIDADVIPDPRHGAPLCLPYGLAEQSGELEHGLRPEADPSMDGSLEKVKVVV; encoded by the coding sequence ATTTCGCGACTAACTACAAATCAACTATCTCTATCATATGGCAGCCGGCAAATTGTACAGGGGTTGAATCTGCATATTCCGGACGGACAAATTACAGCGCTTGTGGGCGCTAATGGATCCGGAAAGTCTACCATTCTGAAATCGATGGCCCGTATTCTTAGTCCGGTACAAGGCGGCGTCTATTTGGACGGGAAGCTGATTCATCGTCAGCCGACCAAAGAGGTTGCCAAGCAGCTGGCGATACTTCCGCAGAATCCGACGTCGCCCGAGGGGCTGACCGTCCGCGAGCTGGTCTCATATGGTCGATTTCCTCATCAGAAGGGGTTTGGCAATCTATCGCTTGAAGACAATCAGATGGTAGATTGGGCGCTTCTCGCAACCGGCATGTCGGGATTCGGCGACCGTTCCATCGACGAGCTGTCCGGCGGACAGCGTCAGCGCGCCTGGATTGCGATGGCCGTCGCCCAAGGGACGGACTTGCTGCTGCTTGACGAGCCGACGACCTTCCTTGATATGGCGCATCAGATGGAAGTCATGACGCTGCTTGAGAAACTTAATCAAGAGCAGAAGCGAACGATAGTTATGGTTCTGCACGATTTGAATCATGCGGCTCGATTTGCTCACCATCTCATCGCTCTTAAGAGCGGGGTTGTCCTTTATGAAGGGAAACCGGAAGAAGTCGTAACCAGTCAGATGCTCCGCGATGTATTTAATATCGATGCGGATGTAATCCCGGATCCTAGGCATGGTGCGCCTCTGTGTCTCCCCTATGGTTTGGCTGAACAATCAGGGGAACTGGAACATGGTTTACGACCGGAAGCCGATCCTTCGATGGACGGCAGTCTGGAGAAAGTCAAAGTAGTGGTATAA
- a CDS encoding methyl-accepting chemotaxis protein: MTMSAVFISDLEQVVHTEGVQRRKQASLHDFMRPAYTVHPSSTCRGVIHTFNSMTDCECVVVCAEDERPIGLVMKSRLSRLQTHRYGQELYYDRSIVKLMDSEPLVAEQSIMETELIERALGREEKTLYDCVILTQDGRTAGILTVADLLKLSRMMQQESLQSQMRTVTGADEMMRDIDKSVNEVHEAAKLGERMSETMVDLTLKGKQELDSAKSVFLRLSDKTTHQVRQIGELQQRADSIDRISKLIHELAEQSSLLAFNAAIEAARAGEHGRGFAVVADEIRKLSAQTKQAAGEINSLIRSISEAVQHTVELVEEGQSDAIASEMSVNAASGAFEQLFHAAGSNRKSAAQIGSLADHAYRKSARVLTDMKQLMSEMQTAAAADRK, from the coding sequence ATGACGATGTCGGCTGTCTTCATCAGCGATCTCGAACAGGTTGTTCATACGGAAGGTGTTCAGAGGAGAAAACAGGCATCTTTGCACGATTTTATGAGACCGGCGTACACGGTTCATCCTTCTTCAACATGCAGGGGAGTTATTCATACATTCAATTCGATGACCGATTGTGAATGCGTCGTTGTTTGCGCGGAGGATGAGAGGCCTATCGGTCTGGTCATGAAGTCCCGGTTGTCACGGCTTCAGACGCATCGCTATGGCCAGGAGCTTTATTACGACCGTTCCATTGTAAAGCTGATGGACAGCGAGCCGCTTGTGGCAGAGCAGTCCATCATGGAGACGGAACTCATTGAGCGCGCTCTGGGACGGGAAGAGAAGACGCTGTATGATTGCGTTATCCTCACGCAGGATGGACGTACAGCGGGTATACTGACGGTGGCCGATCTGCTCAAGCTTTCGCGGATGATGCAGCAGGAAAGTCTGCAATCTCAAATGCGTACGGTAACCGGCGCGGATGAAATGATGCGGGACATCGATAAGTCCGTGAACGAAGTGCATGAAGCAGCCAAGCTTGGCGAGCGGATGTCCGAAACGATGGTCGATCTGACGCTCAAAGGGAAACAGGAGCTGGACAGCGCCAAATCCGTGTTTCTTCGCCTGTCGGACAAGACGACGCATCAGGTGCGGCAGATCGGGGAGCTTCAGCAGCGGGCGGATTCCATCGACCGCATATCGAAGCTGATTCATGAGCTAGCGGAGCAGAGCAGCTTGCTCGCTTTTAACGCCGCGATCGAAGCTGCGCGTGCGGGGGAGCATGGCAGGGGGTTCGCCGTGGTAGCCGATGAAATAAGGAAACTGTCGGCGCAGACGAAGCAGGCTGCGGGTGAGATCAACAGCCTCATCCGATCCATATCGGAAGCGGTGCAGCATACGGTTGAGCTTGTCGAGGAAGGCCAAAGCGATGCGATCGCGAGCGAGATGTCGGTGAATGCCGCCTCAGGCGCCTTCGAGCAGCTGTTTCACGCGGCCGGGAGCAACCGCAAGAGTGCCGCTCAGATCGGGAGCTTAGCCGATCATGCCTACCGGAAATCCGCACGGGTACTGACGGATATGAAGCAGCTTATGAGCGAGATGCAGACTGCTGCAGCGGCCGATAGAAAATGA
- the pstA gene encoding phosphate ABC transporter permease PstA — translation MSADSKPAVSPFQARKGWSQRSNQLFTVIVWGIGICTILFICALLFLILQKGLPKLELSFLHGLPSEIDPGGGIGPMLFNSFYVLIISLLISIPLGMSAGIYLAEFAPNNKFIGFVRICVEGLASVPSIIFGLFGIAIFVEAFEVGLTILGGAVSLAFLNLPVLTRVTEEAIRAVPSEMKNASFALGATHLQTIRRVLIPVALNGIITGICLVAGRAFGESAVIILTAGVSTSGEMWDFSLFSPGATLAVHLWYVQSEAIVPDASEIADKAAAVLVFVVLLINVLFRLPLYLNARKTR, via the coding sequence ATGAGTGCTGATTCGAAGCCGGCTGTCAGCCCTTTCCAAGCGAGAAAAGGCTGGAGCCAAAGGAGCAACCAGCTCTTCACGGTGATCGTCTGGGGCATCGGGATCTGTACGATCCTCTTCATCTGCGCGCTGCTCTTTCTTATTCTGCAGAAAGGGCTGCCGAAGCTTGAACTGAGCTTTCTGCATGGCTTACCGAGTGAAATCGACCCCGGAGGCGGGATCGGGCCGATGCTGTTCAATTCCTTCTATGTCCTCATCATCTCGCTCCTCATTTCCATACCGCTGGGGATGTCGGCCGGGATCTACCTGGCGGAATTCGCCCCGAACAATAAATTTATCGGTTTCGTCCGGATTTGCGTGGAAGGTCTGGCCTCCGTACCTTCTATCATCTTCGGACTGTTCGGTATCGCAATCTTCGTCGAAGCCTTCGAAGTGGGCTTGACGATTCTGGGCGGCGCAGTCAGTCTGGCGTTCCTCAATCTCCCCGTCCTGACAAGGGTGACGGAAGAGGCGATCCGCGCCGTGCCAAGCGAGATGAAGAATGCGTCCTTCGCTCTGGGCGCAACGCATCTGCAGACGATCCGCCGCGTGCTCATTCCCGTAGCGCTGAACGGCATCATTACCGGTATTTGCCTCGTTGCCGGGAGAGCGTTCGGGGAGAGTGCGGTTATTATTCTTACAGCCGGAGTATCGACATCCGGCGAAATGTGGGATTTCAGCCTCTTCTCGCCGGGCGCGACGCTCGCCGTTCACCTATGGTATGTCCAATCGGAGGCGATCGTTCCGGACGCCTCGGAGATTGCCGATAAAGCAGCGGCCGTTCTCGTATTCGTCGTTCTGCTCATTAATGTGCTGTTCAGACTGCCGCTCTACCTGAATGCCCGCAAAACGCGTTAA
- the pstC gene encoding phosphate ABC transporter permease subunit PstC, translating to MLDLKASSGGAAAGELGRSLHTRSDRSFNRRTRLSFYNRTFKLICIVSAIFVCLILFSILFLMGRTGMLTFNEVSVAEFFLSTEWVPENEQYGALVFIFGTFALTALTMLISVPISVLVAVFLAEMSPQWLKTLLRPVLDLLVGIPSVVYGFLGMTILIPMLRDMTGTNIGDGLLAAAIVLTIMVLPTISRISDDAITAVPKKYRDASYALGASRFQTIAKVVLPAARSGIMYAGILGMARAIGETMAVVMVIGNTPQLGSGLFQPTAVLTSNIVMQIANVPFDSTWNYALYLMGFLLLMISLLMIVVIRMIQRKGAAS from the coding sequence ATGCTGGACCTTAAGGCATCCAGCGGCGGAGCGGCAGCCGGCGAGCTGGGCAGAAGCCTGCATACCCGCTCTGACCGATCATTCAATCGCAGGACCCGATTGTCCTTCTATAATCGCACGTTCAAGCTAATCTGCATCGTGAGTGCCATATTCGTCTGCTTGATCCTGTTCTCCATCTTGTTCCTCATGGGGAGAACGGGGATGCTGACGTTCAATGAGGTATCGGTCGCCGAGTTCTTCTTGTCCACGGAGTGGGTACCGGAGAATGAACAATATGGCGCATTGGTCTTTATCTTCGGTACCTTCGCCCTGACGGCTCTGACGATGCTTATTTCGGTTCCGATCTCCGTGCTTGTGGCTGTATTTCTGGCAGAGATGTCGCCGCAATGGCTGAAGACGCTTCTTCGTCCAGTGCTTGATTTGCTTGTAGGTATCCCTTCCGTCGTATATGGATTTCTGGGCATGACGATTCTGATCCCCATGCTGCGCGATATGACGGGCACGAATATTGGAGACGGTCTACTTGCTGCGGCCATTGTCCTGACCATCATGGTGCTGCCGACGATAAGCCGAATTAGCGATGATGCGATTACAGCCGTTCCGAAGAAATACCGGGACGCATCCTATGCGCTTGGCGCATCCCGGTTTCAGACGATTGCCAAGGTTGTCCTCCCGGCAGCGCGCAGCGGCATCATGTATGCCGGCATTCTGGGGATGGCTCGCGCAATCGGCGAGACGATGGCGGTCGTGATGGTCATCGGAAATACGCCGCAGCTGGGAAGCGGACTGTTCCAGCCGACGGCCGTGCTAACAAGCAATATTGTCATGCAGATTGCCAATGTGCCGTTCGACTCTACATGGAATTATGCCCTGTATCTGATGGGCTTTCTGCTGCTCATGATTTCGCTGCTCATGATCGTCGTGATTCGAATGATTCAACGAAAGGGTGCTGCATCATGA
- a CDS encoding phosphate ABC transporter substrate-binding protein: protein MKRKWFKHTMITVLAVAVAFGSVSAASAASKLSGKIVINGSSALLPLTLQAANEFKKLNPKVKISASAAGSVTGPQSVRKGIADIGACDWDASMDVPGFKAFEGQVANKVAVIPFAAVVNKGVKATNLTTKQLQGIFSGKITNWKEVGGDDAEIVVVNRAFGSGTRVNFQMKALDGVNFMSKGDNYKEVKSSGDMKTAIETTPNSIGYIDLVYVTDKMRALNINSYAPTEANIINGKYDVWAYGYYMTKGKPTGAVKAFIEYVQSKEFQNGSLKKLKFIPISAMKK from the coding sequence ATGAAAAGAAAATGGTTCAAGCATACGATGATTACAGTCCTGGCCGTAGCGGTTGCGTTCGGAAGCGTATCCGCTGCCAGTGCGGCAAGCAAGCTTAGCGGCAAGATTGTCATTAATGGTTCTTCCGCGCTGCTCCCGCTTACGCTGCAAGCGGCGAACGAGTTCAAGAAGCTGAATCCGAAGGTGAAAATTTCCGCATCGGCAGCAGGCTCCGTTACGGGACCGCAATCCGTGCGCAAAGGCATCGCAGATATCGGCGCATGCGATTGGGACGCTTCGATGGACGTGCCCGGTTTCAAGGCATTCGAAGGCCAAGTCGCCAACAAAGTTGCCGTGATTCCGTTTGCGGCGGTCGTGAATAAGGGCGTCAAAGCGACCAACCTGACGACAAAGCAGCTGCAGGGCATTTTCTCCGGCAAAATCACGAACTGGAAAGAGGTTGGCGGAGATGATGCGGAGATCGTCGTCGTTAACCGGGCATTCGGTTCCGGCACCCGCGTCAATTTTCAAATGAAGGCGTTGGACGGCGTTAATTTTATGAGCAAGGGCGACAACTACAAAGAGGTCAAATCGAGCGGCGACATGAAAACCGCGATCGAGACGACGCCGAACTCCATTGGCTACATCGATCTGGTGTACGTCACGGACAAGATGCGTGCGCTCAACATTAACAGCTACGCGCCGACCGAAGCGAACATTATTAACGGCAAGTATGACGTATGGGCATACGGCTACTACATGACGAAGGGCAAGCCTACCGGCGCGGTCAAAGCGTTCATTGAATACGTGCAAAGCAAGGAGTTCCAGAACGGCTCCCTGAAGAAGCTTAAGTTTATTCCGATCTCTGCGATGAAGAAATAA
- a CDS encoding stalk domain-containing protein, which produces MSMKKTVMLSVLAAAISTSAAGAVSAASATYTQAQPVTLFINETAASVRALSYNGATLLSVRDTGTAAGARFEVSQNRILVHFDGRTIELAPSSATVIVDGEMLQLNTPVVNVKNSLYMDLADIVAVLGVERTVDSQGQVWIDAANRLQDVEHPVWLSSGTLLVSQLTDEGRIDYTLDAKSGAYAEVLRSSGTSNLTVAPGGNKAAYTDENGAVFVIDLATKASSQVSGDSSIKPELVWSVDGSAIYFLQGDKGSVIAKLNLADGKISKVLEDKVDYKANLTVSADGKTFAYTVTKPGSVKADGSKPVESDDVAIDMTGTEPQVYLFDSSVKDAKAVQLTSSTDDKIFAGLSADGGKAFYISIVEDKPSALVSVDKDKTVTTLVGDKDVLQATLLGDKLIALTAESNGQAIYEVDAASGSAKLLHIVSDDVSEVIAAAGAPTAIVQNGEVLIDNDGQWKKLTK; this is translated from the coding sequence ATGTCAATGAAGAAAACGGTCATGCTCTCCGTGCTTGCAGCGGCAATAAGCACGTCGGCAGCCGGTGCTGTTTCTGCGGCATCTGCCACTTACACGCAAGCACAGCCCGTCACGCTGTTCATCAACGAGACGGCTGCCTCTGTACGCGCATTGAGCTATAACGGTGCGACATTGCTTTCCGTACGCGATACTGGCACTGCAGCCGGCGCCCGGTTCGAAGTAAGTCAAAACCGTATACTTGTGCATTTCGATGGCCGTACGATCGAGCTGGCCCCATCCTCGGCTACGGTTATCGTGGACGGCGAGATGCTGCAGCTTAACACTCCGGTCGTCAATGTGAAGAACAGCCTGTACATGGACCTTGCCGACATTGTGGCGGTACTGGGCGTTGAACGGACAGTCGACAGCCAGGGACAAGTGTGGATTGATGCTGCCAATCGGCTGCAGGACGTGGAGCATCCGGTTTGGCTGAGCAGCGGTACGCTGCTTGTCAGCCAGCTGACAGACGAAGGCCGAATCGATTATACGCTCGATGCGAAGTCAGGCGCATACGCTGAGGTGCTTCGTTCCAGCGGCACTTCGAATTTGACGGTTGCTCCCGGAGGCAATAAAGCGGCATACACGGATGAGAACGGCGCGGTATTCGTTATAGATCTCGCGACCAAGGCTTCCTCGCAGGTGTCGGGCGACAGCTCCATTAAGCCGGAGCTTGTATGGTCGGTAGACGGCTCAGCGATTTACTTCCTGCAAGGCGATAAGGGCAGCGTGATTGCCAAGCTCAATCTAGCCGACGGGAAAATCTCGAAAGTGCTGGAGGACAAGGTCGATTATAAAGCGAACCTGACCGTCTCGGCCGACGGCAAAACATTCGCTTATACCGTTACCAAGCCGGGCTCTGTCAAAGCTGATGGCAGCAAACCGGTGGAGTCGGATGACGTCGCGATCGACATGACGGGTACGGAGCCGCAAGTGTATCTGTTTGATTCCTCCGTTAAGGACGCGAAGGCTGTACAGCTGACTTCTTCGACGGATGACAAAATATTTGCAGGTCTGTCGGCAGACGGGGGAAAGGCGTTCTATATCAGCATCGTTGAGGATAAACCGTCAGCGCTCGTATCCGTTGACAAGGATAAGACCGTCACGACGCTTGTCGGCGACAAAGACGTGCTGCAGGCTACGCTGCTTGGCGATAAGCTGATTGCGCTAACCGCCGAATCGAATGGCCAAGCCATCTATGAAGTGGATGCCGCATCCGGCTCGGCGAAGCTTCTCCATATCGTATCTGACGATGTCAGCGAAGTGATTGCAGCTGCCGGAGCGCCGACCGCAATCGTGCAGAATGGTGAAGTGCTGATTGACAACGATGGACAATGGAAGAAATTGACGAAATAA